In Necator americanus strain Aroian chromosome IV, whole genome shotgun sequence, the following proteins share a genomic window:
- a CDS encoding hypothetical protein (NECATOR_CHRIV.G14308.T1), whose amino-acid sequence MRCFGILMISFQRYVSMCKNGKRLEHFINVSHRWTLPIVHWAVPLLYSVPLFAVTDVTFLSIENLEVIAEKGDITLATSMTACFVLTIFILCSFCYSSVLRFLVINRFSNSASVKRESRLYVQMLGLFFAFILLVIYNIMQFSFSLRSNNGPVFTMRIIFPVVSCFLSYVNVWMMFILNSDIRRKTFRLFGYKKSSQSQGTIIISITRKPVTVADAQHSHSGISSSYRRNTK is encoded by the exons ATGAGATGTTTCGGTATTCTTATGATATCATTTCAAAGATACGTATCTATGTGCAAAAACGGGAAGCGGCTTGAACAC TTCATCAATGTTTCCCATCGATGGACATTGCCAATTGTGCACTGGGCCGTTCCATTACTTTATTCGGTTCCTCTATTTGCTGTTACGGATGTCACGTTTCTATCGATAGAAAATCTCGAAGTGATAGCCGAGAAGGGCGATATTACG CTAGCCACATCAATGACAGCCTGTTTTGTGCtcaccatttttattttgtgtagTTTCTGCTATAGTTCTGTATTGAGATTTTTAGTAATCAACAGATTCAGCAACAGTGC GTCGGTGAAAAGGGAATCTCGATTATACGTGCAGATGCTTGGGTTATTTTTTGCCTTCATATTATTGGTGATTTACAATATTATGCAGTTCAGCTTCTCACTTCGCTCTAAC AATGGACCTGTTTTCACCATGAGGATAATATTTCCTGTGGTCAGTTGCTTCTTATCATATGTGAATGTGTGGATGATGTTCATTTTGAATAGTGACATAAGGAGAAAAACCTTCCGATTATTTGGGTACAAGAAAAGCAGTCAGTCTCAG GGCACCATTATCATATCTATAACGAGGAAGCCGGTCACTGTTGCTGATGCACAACATTCCCATAGTGGTATTTCTTCATCTTACCGACGTAACACAAAGTGA
- a CDS encoding hypothetical protein (NECATOR_CHRIV.G14308.T3) translates to MSSEFINVSHRWTLPIVHWAVPLLYSVPLFAVTDVTFLSIENLEVIAEKGDITLATSMTACFVLTIFILCSFCYSSVLRFLVINRFSNSAMDLFSP, encoded by the exons ATGAGTTCGGAG TTCATCAATGTTTCCCATCGATGGACATTGCCAATTGTGCACTGGGCCGTTCCATTACTTTATTCGGTTCCTCTATTTGCTGTTACGGATGTCACGTTTCTATCGATAGAAAATCTCGAAGTGATAGCCGAGAAGGGCGATATTACG CTAGCCACATCAATGACAGCCTGTTTTGTGCtcaccatttttattttgtgtagTTTCTGCTATAGTTCTGTATTGAGATTTTTAGTAATCAACAGATTCAGCAACAGTGC AATGGACCTGTTTTCACCATGA
- a CDS encoding hypothetical protein (NECATOR_CHRIV.G14309.T1), producing MRAAWAAFAAVMEAMDQLTDQDLRAHLFDSTVPPALCYAAKTWADTAATSRKLLTTHRALERCLLKFNLRTGHLAGLRSSNLRRMSRLRDPAEYVSKAKHGWAGHIMRRIDDRWTKRTLKWIPMDAKRPRGRPPTRWGDVFATRMDQLRAQLDTAQGPRQRHSRNLRTSWMTMARERNEWKRYWGLHVQ from the coding sequence atgagagcagcatgggcagcattcgcagccgtcatgGAAGCtatggaccaactgacggaccaagatcttcgtgcccatctgttcgactcgacagtccctccagcgctctgttacgcagcgaagacgtgggcagacaccgcggccacgtctaggaagctacttaccacccacagagcccttgagagatgtctcctgaagtttaacctgCGCACAGgtcaccttgccggtcttcgtagctccaaCTTAAGaagaatgtcccgtcttcgcgacccagcggaatatgtatcgaaagcaaaacatggatgggccggtcacatcatgagaagaatcgacgatagatggactaaaagaacgctaaagTGGATCCCAatggacgctaaacgcccccgagggagaccgccaacgagatggggtgacgtgtttgctacacggatggaccagctgagagctcagctggataccgctcaaggacctcgtcaacgtcactcacgaaacttgagaacatcttggatgacaatggcgagggaacgaaacgagtggaagagatacTGGGGCctgcacgtccagtga
- a CDS encoding hypothetical protein (NECATOR_CHRIV.G14308.T2) → MSSEFINVSHRWTLPIVHWAVPLLYSVPLFAVTDVTFLSIENLEVIAEKGDITLATSMTACFVLTIFILCSFCYSSVLRFLVINRFSNSASVKRESRLYVQMLGLFFAFILLVIYNIMQFSFSLRSNNGPVFTMRIIFPVVSCFLSYVNVWMMFILNSDIRRKTFRLFGYKKSSQSQGTIIISITRKPVTVADAQHSHSGISSSYRRNTK, encoded by the exons ATGAGTTCGGAG TTCATCAATGTTTCCCATCGATGGACATTGCCAATTGTGCACTGGGCCGTTCCATTACTTTATTCGGTTCCTCTATTTGCTGTTACGGATGTCACGTTTCTATCGATAGAAAATCTCGAAGTGATAGCCGAGAAGGGCGATATTACG CTAGCCACATCAATGACAGCCTGTTTTGTGCtcaccatttttattttgtgtagTTTCTGCTATAGTTCTGTATTGAGATTTTTAGTAATCAACAGATTCAGCAACAGTGC GTCGGTGAAAAGGGAATCTCGATTATACGTGCAGATGCTTGGGTTATTTTTTGCCTTCATATTATTGGTGATTTACAATATTATGCAGTTCAGCTTCTCACTTCGCTCTAAC AATGGACCTGTTTTCACCATGAGGATAATATTTCCTGTGGTCAGTTGCTTCTTATCATATGTGAATGTGTGGATGATGTTCATTTTGAATAGTGACATAAGGAGAAAAACCTTCCGATTATTTGGGTACAAGAAAAGCAGTCAGTCTCAG GGCACCATTATCATATCTATAACGAGGAAGCCGGTCACTGTTGCTGATGCACAACATTCCCATAGTGGTATTTCTTCATCTTACCGACGTAACACAAAGTGA